The following are encoded in a window of Ranitomeya variabilis isolate aRanVar5 chromosome 6, aRanVar5.hap1, whole genome shotgun sequence genomic DNA:
- the LOC143781999 gene encoding uncharacterized protein LOC143781999 produces MEDSDSQQLQPRQQHHKKNDPKSSRSGSSSRSTQRSRSAARTNSPPQEASLPDPGPPPEPGKKSLEKKKNRVCPTCNKALPATWGKKLCKSCIQRLLCEETPDFASELKTIIRSEVQNALLSSKKGKEKVKETVYAHSVRSSSEDADSDDSKSSLSSSDEDSGRHCFPLEEVDALVKAVRATMGVEDPRPDKTAQDIMFGGLTQKKRRAFPLNSNVQTLIKKEWEKPDRRNSSVPSLKRKYPFDDEASTSWDKAPKLDVAVAKASKKFALPFEDMGTLKDPLDKKADTFLKGAWESAGGSLRPAVAATCTSRSLMVWVDQLESQIKDGSPRSKLLDSIPAIRAAAAFLADSSADSVRLTSKAAALSNAARRTLWLKSWPGDLQTKLKLCSIPCEGNFLFGETLDDILQKAGDKKKGFPNLGPAPFKQSFRNRKFFRRRPPRDQNKWEEGRRRDRGYLFGNTSRDKKPTK; encoded by the exons atggaggacagcgattcacagcagctgcagccaaggcagcagcatcataagaaaaatgacccaaagagctccagaagtggatcaagcagtcgatccacacagcgcagcagatctgctgcaaggaCTAACTCTCCTCCTCAAGAGGCTTCACTTCCAGATCccggccctcctccagaaccg ggtaagaagagcctggagaaaaagaaaaatagagtttgccccacatgtaacaaagctttgccggcaacctggggaaaaaagctttgtaaatcttgTATCCAGCGTTTGTTatgtgaagaaacccctgacttcgcTTCCGAACTTAAAACCATAATTAGATCGGAAGTTCAGAATGCCCTATTATCctccaaaaaagggaaggaaaaggtgaaggagacggtatatgctcactctgtccgatcctcatctgaggatgcggactctgatgattccaaatcctccctatcttcctctgaCGAAGATTCGGGCCGTCACTGCTTCCCATTAGAGGAAGTGGACGCTTTGGTTAAAGCCGTCAGGGCCACCATGGGGGTCGAGGATCCCAGAcccgataaaacggctcaagacattatgttcggaggtctgacacaaaaaaagcggagagcttttccattaaactccaatgtccagacactaatcaaaaaagaatgggagaaaccggacaggagaaattcttcagtaccctcgctgaaaagaaagtatcccttcgatgatgaggcgtccacttcttgggacaaggcacccaaattggacgtagcagtagctaaagcttcaaaaaaatttgcgctcccatttgaggatatgggtaccctcaaagaccccttagacaaaaaagcagatacctttctcaaaggggcttgggaatcggctggaggtagcctgagacctgcagtcgcagcgacctgcacctccaggtctttgatggtgtgggttgaccagctggaaagccagatCAAGGACGGATCACCCAGAAGTAAATTGTTAGACTCAATTCCTGCAATTAGAGCAGCAGCAGCTTTTCTAGCagactcctcagcggactcagtacgtctaacatccaaggccgctgctctctccaatgcggccagaaggaccctatggcttaaaagctggccaggggatctccaaaccaAATTAAAGCTGTGTTCTATTCCATGCGAGGGAAACTTCTTATTCGGGGAAaccttggatgacatcctccagaaagcgggagacaaaaagaaggggtttccaaatctgggaccagccccatttaaacagtcctttcggaatagaaaattttttcgtcgaagacctcctagagaccaaaataaatgggaagaaggtagaaggcgagatagaggctacctctttggcaacacctcccgcgaCAAAAAACCCACCAAATGA